The genomic DNA caaaaacttcagaatcattgttttgagatgaagaagagctgtcagatttgtttttaaaatttagttcatcaaaggagtctgacagtttcttgtactcaatgaccatgtcattgagtgtagtaatTAACTCATCTCTTAAGAATTCTTCAgatgagaaatcaaatacctcaagtcaacttcttcttttgccATAAATCAAGTGACCTCTTCGTCATCACtaacgttggatgatgaatcatctgagtcGCTGTCGGCCCACTTGGCTTTGCTTTCAACTGCCATGAGAGTCTTCATCTCTTTCTTGTTCTTATCTTTAtttttctcatctttctttttcttatctCGCTTCGGCTTGCTGCTTTCCGCCTTGAagtgtctcttcttcatgaatttgcagaTTTTTTTCATGAAAAGAGCAATGGCATCGCTGCTAATCTACTTAGCAGCAGCCTTCACAGCAGTGGCAGTAGATGGCTCCTCAGCGATCACCAATGTCTTTGTTATGATGATGGATGTGGGGTGCTTCTCTTCATTCCtaaagtttatttcaaactcttAGGCCTTTAAATCGGCTAACAAATCATAGAGatccatcttgttgaggtctttagattccctcatcgccatagtcttgatatcccactctTTGGGCAGAGTACGCATGACTTTGATCGCAACCTCTCTGTTGTTGTAAGTCTTTCCCAAAATGGATAGAGAAGTGATAAACTTACTGAATCTTTCAtcgaactcagtcatcgtctctccaagacgcatcttgaagttaaTGAACTGTTGTGTTGCAACCATGAGtctgttttctttggtttgctcgtttccctcacatagttgagtcatcttctcccaaatatctttggTAGTGGGGCATGTGATGATCTTGTGTAACATATTTTCATCCAGtgtcttgtagaggatgtctttTGCTATGTTGTCGAGGTTGCTCTTTCTcttatcttcactggtccactcagatctatccttctcaatctttattggaccgtcggtgatgacaaaccacatgtcatcatctatggcaaCTAGATGAGCGTGGACTCTCGCCTTCCACACAACATAATTTTCCTCTAAGAACATGGGAACATTGTTGATGATATCCATAAACATGATTTAGATTCTTTTGgttcttgagaatagaaaacgaggctgtaataccaattgatatgaTCGGTAcaaccaatagagacgggggtctgactattgttagtAACTTCTgataaacagtttgatagaaatcatgttagggattaatatctctttatattcttcgcaaatccttcgaactcttgaaacagattcaagtgcagaaatgttcgtcggatttgaagctttgaatcAATGAAtgatgaatgacagaaagtaaaaaACACAGCGAGTTCACTGGTgaaaaaagggtcaaaaccgagagttaaaactctcggttttgaattgatttattattataataataatgctgcaatctgattggtccgcaacaggggaacacgaaaatcggtagcagaagatctgaattgATTTTTGAGGCCATTTCATAAATTTTCCgctaataaaattgtttatattaaataaatttaaatatcttaactttagaataataaaataagaaatagtgagttttttttaaataattaaaagaaaagaagaatattaaTTGGTGGTAACgtgtaattaataaaatcagttttcatcaatattttaaaatacgtAGTTGAATAGTTGAATCGGCGGTTCAACCGGTTCGACCGCGAAACGGTTTATTGAACGGTCGGATTTCTAACTTTAATACGGTAACCTTTAGAACCGATTAAAATCTGATCCGACCAAAAAAATGAACCGAAAACTTCTTGTTCGTAAGGTCCTTGGtaattatgtaatatttatctttttctttctttcttttttcagtTTGCTGGATCCGCGAGTGAATGTTTTGACAGTCTTTattgaaaatgaatataaaacCAGAACGGATAGAGAGAAAGTATTTCGATagaaaatggtgaaaaccaATTAAGTTCTTAAATTTTTAGCTGTGAATGGCTGCTATTAGGTCTCATCTTCTTCCTGTCTcattatattatcataattttgttaattttatttttgatattttaaattatgaatatttgattttatattaatttaatggataaaatatttaatttaattatttttatatatgtataagtgattatatataatttacatattaatatttataattttttttaaataattaaaattcggTTCAATTATGATCGAATGAAAGTTCGCTCAAAAAACTGGGTTAATCACCGAAACTATTCTGAAAAGTTTGATTTTTAGATAAACATAAGATATAAGTTGGCGGCAACCGTAAACATCATGTAGCCTATTCTATTCTAGGGTTTCTTTCTTATTCGCTTGTTGGTTTGCAGTGGCGGGCGGGGCAGGTCTTTTCTTTTGTTTCCCCTATTTCCGACTGTCATAACCTCTTTTCGATCGAAGGTAGGTGCAAGGAAACGAGTCTGGTAAATGGCGACGACAGTAGCCGCAGGATCTGGTGGTCCGTCGGTAGTTCCAGCCAACAGAGGTCGAAGGGCAGCTATGGTGGACGATGAGAAACTGCTATTTGAGACCTCCAAAGGAGTAGAGCCTGTCACGAGCTTCGATGAGATGGGAATTAAAGACAACCTTCTTAGGGGAATATACAACTATGGTTTCGAAAAGCCATCAGCCATCCAACAGAGGGCCGTCTTGCCGATTATCCAAGGACGCGATGTCATTGCCCAGGCCCAGTCGGGAACTGGAAAGACCTCCATGATCGCTCTCACTGTTTGTCAGGTCGTCGACACATCCTCAACAGAGTACGTATCTAAAATTCGATCTTGTATAATTTCTCTACTTACTCAAATCAACTGGTTTATCACATCTTCATTAACTTAGAAAGAATTCCCCAAGGATACTTTTTCTATAGCTGCAATCCGGATAGAGTTCTGATGGGAATTAATAAAACAAGAGTGGCTAGGTTTCCTTAGAATGGACAGCAAAAATCATGATTAAAAGGTTAAAAGTGGTGATTGAGAGTTGTTAGTGCTAAGCGAGATTTCAATGTATCAGCTATCATCTGGTAGCCAGACAAACCACCGGAGCTGTCTGGATGGCTAGGAATTGTATAGATTCCACAAGAAATTATGGTACATGCCTTTTATGTTGTTTATTCTCTTCTATTTGTCTGAtaccataattatttttaaagggTCCAAGCATTGATCCTCTCACCTACGAGGGAGCTGGCTGCACAAACAGAGAAAGTGATTTTGGCAATTGGTAACTTCATTAGCATACAAGCCCATGCATGCATTGGAGGGAAAAGTGTGGGCGAGGATATTAGAAAACTAGAGCATGGTGTACAAGTGGTGTCTGGAACTCCAGGCAGGGTTTGTGATATGATAAAGCGAAGAACTTTGCGCACCAGAACCATCAAGTTGTTAATTTTGGTTAGCAAGCAGCTTTAATCAACTTCTCTTTTAAACCACCCTctggaattattattattcttttgaaCTAGTTCTTATTGTGGGATGTTAATCTACCCTTTTCAGGATGAGTCAGATGAAATGTTGAGTCGGGGGTTTAAGGACCAGATTTATGATGTTTATCGATATCTTCCACCTGAGCTTCAGGTAATAATTTCTCAACACACATTTTCCCCATTTACATGCATTTTCTGGATTGTATATATTCGTTTGTATTCATTTGTATTGTAGATCGCCAAAATATAAGATACATTCCATCATTGAATGTGTTTTTTGCTCTTCCTGAATTTAAAATCTTCCAAATGCGAATTATACTGAACTAATCTACACACCTTTTGCACATCTTTATAGTTAACAGTAAAGATTTGTCTATGTAGTAACTTTACTGCTAACTACTAGTAAGATGATTTGATGATTCTTTGTCATTTCATTAGTCCATCTATTTTCTGTTTACTTATATATACACCTCTGGACATACttcaatttgtttatttaactGAATGTTTATGAAATGCTGAACGATATTGCATACATGCAAATAtctttgtgtttttctttttcacttTTCATTTGGAGTTGGGTTGGATGGATTGAGGACTGGGATGTTTCATGGTCATAGTTCTACAGTGCTCTTTTCAAGCTTCTTGATGTTGATGCTGTTGGTCGATGAACTATTAAAACTACTTTTGCAGGTTGTTTTGATTTCTGCTACCCTTCCTAATGAAATACTGGAGGTAACAAGCAAATTTATGACAGATCCTGTTAGGATCCTTGTCAAGCGTGATGAGTTAACTCTTGAAGTAAGTCATAGTTTGCCTATTATGTTTGATCGCTAGTAAGAGCATGTTTGATCTAGTTTTTTTTCCGAAATAGatcttattttagaaaataaacatGTTCGATGGAAAAATGGATTATTGGGGTTAAGTGACtaaatatcttttttatatactattttaaaattttatatagaatggagtaagaatattttggtattttagtagataatttgaatgatgttGTGAGAGTTTTCttggattaaattcaaataatccacatcaaacaagccctatgTCTctatatctaattatttttgtatgcCTTAATTGTGGTGTTATGTGATTACAGGGTATCAAGCAGTTCTTTGTTGCTGTTGAAAGAGAGGAATGGAAGTTTGATACATTGTGTGATCTCTATGACACACTTACAATCACTCAGGCCGTTATATTTTGCAACACAAAACGGAAGGTATTTTTTATAGgtttttaattaatacatatcAATAAGATTTATTGACGTTAGAATGTTAGATGAAATTTTAGACTTGTTATTGGTCAAGGCAAATAGTAATGCAcagttaataataaatagaaagGCCTAGCTAACAATATTCAAATACACTTGTCCTCATTAGAACATAATAAATAAGAGGCAGTTTGGTACTAAAATTCCAGTGTTGTGGATGTGCAAATTTATGCTTTATTCCCCAAAGTGAAATTGTGATTTGTCAGCCTACTTGGAAATTTGTAAGTTATCCTAATCTTGCCACAATGACGATCTCATTGGAAAATTGCCATGTTAAAACTGAAagtgaattttttatttctttttccgttTGGTATTATATTGTTATCTAGATCATCGAAATACTAGGGATTGTTTGTTTTtgggttatttccaaataaccttgGTCAGTTCATGTTATTgaaaaatgagttatttggataaaatgacACTGGggatatataatgaaaaaatatttgttttcaaaagtagtattttgttattttgattgatgatttgaatggtGTGATTGATGAAGGGATTGCCATTGAGATATTGTTAATCTCAAATATCCCCAACAAACAAGTCCTCCTCTGATTTTAGATTCATCTAgtataaacattattttcttaatcatCATCCAGATATTTTATAGATGTTGTGATTTTTGGCAAATTTAGATTCTCCGGATCATGAATTTTTAGTTGTtggtttaagattttttttggatcatgattcatatttttttattcatgatccaattatagtgtgattttttgcttcattttgcataaagattattttctagattattTGTTAACacaaatatgttatatattcccattcttagaatattattttatccatTATTTTGTTATCTGCCACTATCTTCTTAAGGATGAAATTGTGTACTAGGCCATGTATCTTGCATTCTCTCCCGTAGTATTAAGGTGCATGATATTTCATCTTTTAATATGCATGTGATGATATGATCAAGCCAAAAAGCTGTATTATATTTGTGTTTGTTAAGAaggttattaattaataataaaacgaCATTTTTTACGATTTGATGGTTTAGTCCTTTTTACTTATGTGGCAGGTTGATTGGCTCACAGAGAAAATGCGCAGCAATAATTTCACGGTCTCTTCCATGCATGGAGACATGCCCCAAAAGGAGAGAGATGCAATTATGTCAGAGTTTCGAGGTGGAGAAACCCGTGTACTGATTACGACTGACGTTTGGGCTCGTGGCCTAGATGTTCAACAGGCAATTACTTAATTCTTCTCAGGCTCTTTCTTTTGATTATGTTAAAGAATATTAGACAAAATGCCTCTCCAAGGAAATTATATAACTTGGAGATTATGGTCTATAAAGTTCTATTCTTACTAAAAGCactagagaaaataaaaaccctatttaaaaaataagaacagGATTATGTTATTAGACAAAATACTCATCTAGGGTAACCAGTGATAAGACTTTATAAGAGATTAAGGTCTCAAAAGTTCGATATTTACTGAAGCACCTCAGAAAACAAAAAACCCAGTCTAAATAACAAGAACACTGAAAACAAAAGTGAGATATAATTGAGAATTAGGatgaaataaatttgttatatatgaCAATGAGTCTTAAAGATCCCAATATAGTGTGTATAGTTTACAGAATGTGAGGATTCCTCTCCCATGTATAGAAGATGAGAGTGGAAGAAAAAATTGGGAATTGTATAAATGCTTGAAGGAAGGGTTTCTAGCTAAGTTTTGTATTATTGATCATGGATATTCATTAATTGTTGTTTTTGGTCATGTTAATTGTTCAGGTTTCTCTAGTGATAAATTATGACTTGCCTAATAATCGAGAGCTTTACATTCATCGAATAGGGCGATCTGGTCGGTTTGGACGCAAGGTAAACATCTTACTGCTTTAATGGTGACTTgaaaatgaatgaatatataaattttggaTTGGATGGAACAGGGTGTTGCAATAAATTTTGTGAAGAGTGATGATATAAAGATTCTAAGGGACATCGAGCAATACTACAGCACCCAGATTGATGAAATGCCAATGAATGTAGCTGATTTGATATAAAGCAAACAGATGATGATTGCTCATTGtgtttctcttatttttttggCTCCTGATTGATTTGTCAATACTTGTTCTTTAATATTGCTTTTAGTTTATTATTGTGATGCAAATCATCATTTAatctataacaaaaaaaatactagtTTAGCAAAGTTCACTTGACTTGCAATCACAAGTACTGTTGGCATATCTTTGAGATTGAAAAGGTCGGTTTCTATTTCTtccattttattcaaatttgattgGTCGGAGTTTATTCAAATGATTCTAGAGTAGGTTAACGGTTttgatttagatatttttaaactagttaaaACTCTTGCCATTTTTAAACTAAGGTGAAATACGtttgttaaataattacaattttattaaaaaaagtgaatttatatttatatatttaaaaaaaataatattttaaaaaaagttattgaatgcaattaattttgtaaatattattatttaattaattttatatctaattatatatatatatatatattaaaatctttataaattaatactcgGTAATTAATAATCtcgtaaaaattaataatttgtttagtCATGTAACTCtcgaaaaaaatatttgtttcggTTTTCGTAAAAAGTTTGGGATTTAAGAAATGCAACCTCAATTTGCGTgttaaaaattttcttttaaaataaaacacttatttttaaaagatgattacAGACCgcttttgaaattatttaaaaataattaatttggtgttcaattttcaataatttagaGATTTacaataatcaaattacaatttaatatttagaaatcaataaaaattgataCGTATACAAATATATTGGCCAAAGTTTTTTTAGTTCGTATTTTGATTATACTCGGGAAATGGTTTTTACGATttatcctccgtacccgttttaaaaacggtttctacttataaagttgacttttgaaaatcggttctATAAcgtttaagttttaaaaaaaatattttgatggtTCTAGTaatgcttctaggttttagcgttgttttaatatattgaaacaacaatatttaaatgctgataCATATTACCGATGATAACTAAGGAGGATTATACATGAAGaaaattagtcatttttaagAGTGTTTAGggttagaaataaacaccaaacaagccttattcaatttttttggaaatatctctaaaatattttgatatcatTTCCTAATCACttgaaatttttagaaaatggtttggagttccaaaatgaaaaaaaaaacaaaatttggtttagaaaagtggaaccaaacagaccTTAGGACCAGAGTCATAGGCTTTGGATTCGTTTTTATCAGTTGGGGTCTAAAAACCCTTGGTCTGGGTCAGGGAGCCTCTCGATTGGGGCTCGGGATCTTCGATCAGGGTGCCAAAGTCCCTCGGtctaggtgctaaggactctcagTCCTTGGCTTAAATCATCGATTTTGGCGTATAAAcccatcggtcctaggtttgggaaTTCTCGGTTGAGGTCgagattcctcggtcctaggtttaacCTCTCGATCGGACCTCCCATTCCTAGGTGGAGGTTATTCGTCCTAGGTTCGGGAGTCCTCGGTCTTATGTTcgaattctcggtcggatgtaaaaatTATCGGTCATAGCATAAGAACAtcggttagacctctcggtcctagattaAGAACATCAGTCGGACCTGTCGGTCCTATCGAATTTCtcagtcggacctctcggtcatggGTTCGAATTTCTCGGTCTTAGGTCTCAGTCCAGACCGATGGTtgtcggtcggacctctcggtcctcaagaacacaaaattgcagattttataattttgatataagcTTGGATTTTTTATCAAAGGGCTTGGGAAGCTTTAGAAAGCTCCCAGAAACATGTTAATAATCATCTCAAGGTAGGTATTAATCaacttggatgatgatcaaattgttcaaaacaatttttgatcaaaaattgaataattgttttaaaattgatttgagGGGAAAAGAACTATCCAATAGATTctttatatctcatatacttgattaatatcaaaacaagaacaattACTATTCGTTTtaacaatttgaaatataaaaaatttcaaattcaaattgtaaatataaatcTGAGGGTGATTGGAAcattaccaaggattggagaacacttctAGATCCTTATGCAATCTTTTGGGATGCTCAAATCAAAGCTTTGGAGCCTTAAACTAAAAATTCGAAAATTCTGAAAGGTAAAAACTTTGATGGCGAATTTctgattttctttgatttagagCTTAAGATGTTATCGTTTGCCTTCATAATGATTCAGGGGGATAATTATAGCATCCCTGAGTCGGTGGAAGCTTCAAGTGGATCAAATCagtcaaaagccattaatgacgtTTTGACTGTTCTTCCGGCCATTTACTGAAATATGAATGAATCATCCCCTATTGATGTAGGATAAATGATCAttgtggtagggtgatcatttcagccttTGAATCAACCAA from Impatiens glandulifera chromosome 9, dImpGla2.1, whole genome shotgun sequence includes the following:
- the LOC124914673 gene encoding eukaryotic initiation factor 4A-3-like, producing MATTVAAGSGGPSVVPANRGRRAAMVDDEKLLFETSKGVEPVTSFDEMGIKDNLLRGIYNYGFEKPSAIQQRAVLPIIQGRDVIAQAQSGTGKTSMIALTVCQVVDTSSTEVQALILSPTRELAAQTEKVILAIGNFISIQAHACIGGKSVGEDIRKLEHGVQVVSGTPGRVCDMIKRRTLRTRTIKLLILDESDEMLSRGFKDQIYDVYRYLPPELQVVLISATLPNEILEVTSKFMTDPVRILVKRDELTLEGIKQFFVAVEREEWKFDTLCDLYDTLTITQAVIFCNTKRKVDWLTEKMRSNNFTVSSMHGDMPQKERDAIMSEFRGGETRVLITTDVWARGLDVQQVSLVINYDLPNNRELYIHRIGRSGRFGRKGVAINFVKSDDIKILRDIEQYYSTQIDEMPMNVADLI